In one Drosophila albomicans strain 15112-1751.03 chromosome X, ASM965048v2, whole genome shotgun sequence genomic region, the following are encoded:
- the LOC117573777 gene encoding uncharacterized protein LOC117573777: MLMLQRIHQLLLYAFCLLALVVFCAPAPSESRRVIFMAPPGIHRGQILATHGLEKPCQKCHMRDHRGNCRRIISYSSDGAKC; encoded by the exons atgTTGATGCTGCAACGTATCCATCAGTTACTCTTATACGCCTTCTGTCTGCTGGCCCTCGTTGTGTTCTGTGCTCCGGCACCGAGTGAATCACGACGCGTGATCTTCATGGCACCCCCGGGCATTCATCGGGGACAAATACTGGCCACACATGGCCTGGAGAAGCCCTGCCAGAAATGCCATATGCGAGATCATCGTGGCAATTGTCGGCGCATCATTTCATATAGTTCCG atgGCGCAAAGTGTTGA